CAACCTGTTCCTTTGTCCAAATTCCGGGCGATTCTGGGTACCTTTCAAATGAATCAAGTGGAATGATTTTGATTCATGTAAGGGTTCCACATTTCAAGACCACAAAATTGCAGCTACTGGGGCTCTTTTAGTTATTGTTGCAGAAGAAATTGCTTTTTGATTTTAGAACCAGTTCTTGAAACGCTTTTGAGAGAAGTGCTCTGAAAATGAACTGGCCttaatcaacaaaaacaaaatattttcactagTTTCAAGAATGGTTGCTATATGAAAACGAAATTAAGATCCATGGAAACAAAAGTATCTCTTGAATGTTATGATTTTGTGTTTCAAAACAAGGGAAAACAAAGAACAATATAAACACATAAACAATAGATAACCAAACGATCTTCCATTACTATCAAACTGAAGGAAACGGAACATATATCAACAGAAATGCCCACTGAAGACGCATTGTCAATTTTCTGTATTAGATGTTGAAAGGAACTAATTTCCtcattaattcttcttctttttttttttccctaatttcCGTTTTGGAACTTGCATTTTCCGAATTAGCACTGTGGCTTGACAAGAACATGAAAAGGCAAACGTAGTACCCTAGACCGGTTTCAGATACAATAGTGGCTTCAGAGATGAGAAGGCCGTCGTTGGTCGTACGTTGAGAGTAGTACACCGCCGCGTGCGGCTGCGGCATGTTGCCGTAAGATCTACATCTGGTCAATGGCGCCAAAACAATTCTGAAAGCAcaggaaaaacaaaacaaaaaaaataatccaaCCGATTTCTTCGATAttgaataaaaacaaaaaagaaaaggaaacagAATAGCTGCCTCTGTTCAGTTAcgaagaaaatgagaaggaatGAATCAAAAGAATCCATCAAGGGAACACGCACGCACAGAGAGAACTATAGAGAATTAATGGAAGACGAGAGACCtgtgagagagattgaagtTCGCCATCTTGTAAGGAGAGAGGAGAGGGATTGAACCGCGTCCGTTGGCCGacattgtttctcgaacttccGCCATGGACGACTCCCTCTACTGAGCTAGAATCTTGATCTTAGTCTGCGGTAACATCACTCTCACTATCCTTTGcatgtgaatattataaaaaatgtcaTAATTGGGTGTCGCGATATTATTCAGATTAGACCGTGCTACATGTACCAACGAGATatacaaatttaataactaaatttgACTTCATAGATCgaatttcatcatcaaacttTATCGAGATGCAACAACGAGAAATTAGATAAtgtcatttttgaaatttagcaCCTTCAGTCATTTTATCgataacaaataatattttttatttaaattttagacaAAATTTAAATGCTTCGTTTGGCACACGACCTTTACGAGAAGACAAAAATGGTACAACTTGACACTTGCCATGTGCAAGAAGATGATGTAATAAtagttaaaatttttgttacGTGACATTGGTAAATTGTCGATCAAAATTtacatgtttttaaaaataacattgatTTTCATAACACGTATCATTTTTTCCCTAATCATAAAAAATAGCTGTTATTGTTCTTGCAAAtttctaaaataccattttctcGCTCTTTCTCTTTTGCTTTGCAAATTTACATGTTCTTTGTAAATTTCGATTCACCCTATTCATATGCGGGCAGTCCAATTGGTCAAGAAGAGAGTACAAAGTGTCTTCCGTGAATCTTGGACCAAGATCGAGAATCGAGTCTTGCAAGAGGCAGCGCGGGTCTAGCCACTGCGTCTGATtgggtcaccatgattaacttCCCCCCACGTCCTGTCGAGTTGGGTGTGGGAGACGTCCGGAATGAGCGACTTCACCTTTTGGACCAATAAAAAGTAGTGGACGCATAAGTAAACCACCAAAATATCATCTTAAAATAAACCAGCAACTTAGGGCTGATCGAGAAAAATCAGCTAATTTTAATAATGAAATGTGACTTTGGTTAAAAacctttttttataaaataatttaaaaaggaGATGGTGATTTTTAAGATCCCGTCACAAAATATAGCAGCTTAGTCGATCGGCctgaaaatcatttttttataaaataagagCAAAAGCATTCATTTTTGTAATCTACTAACAATATATAAGAGATTAGtgctgtttttgaaaatataaaaacgaTAATGTCACGagaaatttaattgattttattttaaaattttaaatttaaaaaatatttattaatagatATAGACACGTGCTGTTAGAATTGTAACTAgattttgaagataaatttaaattttttcaaaaaaacaggaaaaatatattaaaatctaaaagTTTTTTTGTTCagattttttatattagtttaATAGGTTTTAAATTTAAGCTAAATGGGAAAATAtagttaagataaaaatttgtTAACAAACTTataacaaatacataaaattaaattaaattaaaaatacaaaaataacgaTTTTCACGGATCATCACCAATAACTATTActacaatattttaaaaacaataactAGTGACGCCTAAATAAATACCAATAAATACCATGAGAGCTAGCCTCCCAATTAgggttataaataaagtgagtcATTCGCAATTGGTTTGGTGTTTTATTAGACAAAAATTTATTCGAGTTCATTCgttaaaataaactaaattgaatttgaatctaaCTTTAGAACTCGATTTATAATTGAGTTGAATTTAAACTCGTTAAAGAtcaattcattaaaatttacGAATACGTTTAATTAGAAACTCATAAATATTAATAGATTCAATTAAAAACTCGTAAATATAGTCAATTAGAAATTCACAAATAGTTTGTAAACATGatagtttataaaaatatcaatacatttatttataattttataaatattatttaatataaaattataaataattatattataaaataattaaattgaatatgtttaaaattattatatgtactagtttaattatttaacatatataatatatatagagagagagtaaagtaaaataaaaataaaatttaaacaaaataataaattataacgAGCTCGAGCTCATCTCAATACATTTGAGCTTGTGTGAGCTTGAACTCGAGTTTTGTTTGTCAACCTTTTGATGGACCTCAAGGCTAAAAACTGGCTCTAAGCTCAAAGCCAATCCAAATAGAACACAATAACAAGAGAATGCGTAGTGGTTGATGTGAGGTGTCTGCTGTCTGCTACAGTACTGGAATTCATGTGATGAGAGCATTACATGGAAAGAAGGGAACAGATTCGAGGGGAGGAAGAGGAAAGTAAACAAGCAGACAAACTCTCAACATTACTTTTAAAAAGCACGATAACAAAGTAATCCACCAACGAAGTGTAAACGTCGTTGTTGTTGCACATTATGTGACGACTTCACCCTAAAGCGACACTCAGAATCAGAAACCATAAGCCAGCCAGGCAACCAGGCCACTACTATTACTACTACTACCACCACTACTACCACCACTTCTCCGTTGTAGGTTCCACACGGACGACATTCTCAGCCCCCATATTATTATTACCCAGCGCCTGACATACATACGTACCGACACAAAAAGACCCTtgcaaatcataataaataattaaacacttCCATCACTTCAATTATTTGGTCTTCTTCTAACAAACATATGATATGATTGGGAGAAATCAATTAGCAGAAGAAGCGGGCTCTTCCAGGAATGGGTAGTCTGTGTAGCCAACCACGGGATCTTGAGTGTAGAAAGTGGCTCTGTCGGGCTTGTTGAGTGGGGCGTCCAGCGCGAACCTCTTGGGCAAGTCTGGGTTGGCCAAGAACAGGGCTGCGTAGGACACCAAATCCGCCTTGTTCTCCGCTATGGTCTGGTTGCCATCCTCTCTGGTGTACCCACCGTTGGCGATGAAAGTGTTGTTGAAAGCCTGCCTGAAGGGGTCAAGGGTCCAGTGGGGTTCTCTGTGGCGGGAAACCCTGGGGCCGATTGCGTGCAGGTAGAGGATGTTGTACTTGTTGAGTTGGGTGGCCAAGTAAACGCAGAGGCCTACAGGGTCTTCGTCGCTCATCTCCATGAAATCCAGGAAGGGTGACATCCTGAATCCCGTCCTGTCAGCTCCGATCTCCCTGGTTACTGCTTCCACTACTTCTAGTGCGAAGCGGCACCGGTTCTCTAAACTGCCACCGTACTCGTCAGTTCTGTCGTTCACGCCAGATTTCAGGAACTGGTCAATCAGGTACCCGTTTGCTCCGTGAATCTCAACTCCATCAAATCCTGCACTCCAGATGGGAAACTTGGTTGGATGCGTACTTGGTTGGATGCGTAGTAAGTAGACGGCAACCGTGAGGAGCAACATGATTCGAAAGGGTGGGAagccatatatataattagattaTGGGGTACTCACCAGCTTCAATGGCATTACGTGCAGCAAGCCTGAAATCATCGACAATGCCAGGGATCTCCTCCTTTCTCAGACGGCGAGGAGGAGCCCACTGCACTCCAGCATAACCAGGTGTAATTCCCTTGTCAGTAGACGAGATTGGATTTTGACCATTGGGCTGGAAGTCTGCAATTCAGATTCAAATTGATTTTGATCATTTGACAATTGAATATGAGCCTGTCCTTGATTTCATTGAC
This window of the Diospyros lotus cultivar Yz01 chromosome 5, ASM1463336v1, whole genome shotgun sequence genome carries:
- the LOC127802344 gene encoding putative 12-oxophytodienoate reductase 5 isoform X2, producing the protein MAPMTRSRSYENVPRPHAAIYYGQRASNGGLLIAEATGISDTAQGYPETPGIWTKEHVEAWKPIVQAVHQKGGTFFCQIWHVGRVSTFDFQPNGQNPISSTDKGITPGYAGVQWAPPRRLRKEEIPGIVDDFRLAARNAIEAGFDGVEIHGANGYLIDQFLKSGVNDRTDEYGGSLENRCRFALEVVEAVTREIGADRTGFRMSPFLDFMEMSDEDPVGLCVYLATQLNKYNILYLHAIGPRVSRHREPHWTLDPFRQAFNNTFIANGGYTREDGNQTIAENKADLVSYAALFLANPDLPKRFALDAPLNKPDRATFYTQDPVVGYTDYPFLEEPASSAN
- the LOC127802344 gene encoding 12-oxophytodienoate reductase 1-like isoform X1; protein product: MAEKLKTVMPLLTPYVMGKFKLSHRVVMAPMTRSRSYENVPRPHAAIYYGQRASNGGLLIAEATGISDTAQGYPETPGIWTKEHVEAWKPIVQAVHQKGGTFFCQIWHVGRVSTFDFQPNGQNPISSTDKGITPGYAGVQWAPPRRLRKEEIPGIVDDFRLAARNAIEAGFDGVEIHGANGYLIDQFLKSGVNDRTDEYGGSLENRCRFALEVVEAVTREIGADRTGFRMSPFLDFMEMSDEDPVGLCVYLATQLNKYNILYLHAIGPRVSRHREPHWTLDPFRQAFNNTFIANGGYTREDGNQTIAENKADLVSYAALFLANPDLPKRFALDAPLNKPDRATFYTQDPVVGYTDYPFLEEPASSAN